A window of Garra rufa chromosome 16, GarRuf1.0, whole genome shotgun sequence contains these coding sequences:
- the LOC141288551 gene encoding zona pellucida sperm-binding protein 3-like codes for MAFLQGVLVLAVIVVFDLSNAQGSLKYRQSPRSMSSESHLASGGPAVSPQGLWNPMGMTSALQSPFGVQEKQLMQGPVKPLDWRFPVVPEVQSELAVDFQIRQPVTPSSVAVQCSESSVHVEVQQDLFSNGHLIQPTGLSLGGCPVVGQVPGSRVLFFEYELQNCNSVLMVTEDELVYTFSLTYAPEALAGTPITRADGAIVGVQCHYKRLHNVSSDALVPTWVPYASKEVGEDVLLFSLKIMLDDWSYERPSNYYFLGNVFNIEASVKVYNHVPLRVFVDSCVATQVPDVNSLPRYAFIDNHGCFVDAKATSSSSRFMPETQYDKVQFQLEAFMFQGGNSHSIYITCLLKAAIAAVPSDAEHKSCSFANGWFAADGNHQVCSCCDSTCGPDSGTAAFSDVQWEGKASLGPLMVQERRKTSTGFQ; via the exons ATGGCATTCCTGCAAGGTGTGTTAGTGCTAGCTGTGATTGTTGTATTTGATCTGAGCAATGCACAGGGAAGTTTGAAGTACCGTCAAAGTCCAAGGAGCATGAGCTCAGAATCACATCTGGCTTCCGGAGGTCCTGCTGTTTCTCCTCAAGGACTCTGGAACCCTATGGGAATGACTTCTGCCTTGCAGAGTCCTTTTGGAGTTCAGGAGAAGCAGCTGATGCAGGGTCCAGTCAAGCCTCTGGATTGGAGGTTTCCAGTTGTTCCAGAGGTTCAGAGTGAGTTGGCAGTGGATTTCCAGATCAGGCAACCTGTGACTCCCAGTAGCGTAGCTGTTCAATGCAGTGAGAGTAGTGTTCATGTGGAGGTACAGCAGGACTTGTTTAGCAATGGTCACCTCATCCAGCCAACTGGTTTGTCTTTGGGAGGGTGTCCTGTTGTCGGTCAGGTTCCAGGATCTAGGGTGCTCTTCTTTGAGTATGAACTACAGAACTGCAACAGTGTGCTGATG GTAACTGAGGATGAGCTTGTCTACACGTTCTCTCTTACCTACGCTCCCGAGGCACTTGCTGGCACTCCAATTACCCGTGCCGATGGCGCGATTGTTGGCGTTCAATGCCACTATAAAAG GCTTCATAATGTAAGCAGCGATGCCTTGGTTCCAACTTGGGTTCCTTATGCCTCAAAAGAGGTTGGTGAAGATGTCTTGCTCTTCTCCTTGAAGATCATGTTGG ACGACTGGTCCTATGAGAGGCCTTCAAACTATTACTTCCTGGGTAATGTCTTCAATATTGAGGCGTCTGTGAAGGTGTACAATCATGTGCCTCTGCGTGTGTTTGTGGACAGCTGTGTGGCTACCCAAGTACCTGATGTGAACTCCCTTCCGAGATATGCCTTCATTGATAATCATGG GTGCTTTGTGGATGCCAAGGCTACGTCTTCCAGCTCCCGGTTCATGCCTGAAACCCAGTATGACAAGGTCCAGTTCCAGCTGGAGGCATTCATGTTCCAGGGGGGAAACAGTCATTCT ATCTATATAACCTGTCTCTTGAAGGCCGCTATTGCTGCTGTACCAAGTGATGCTGAACACAAGTCATGTTCCTTTGCCAATGG ATGGTTTGCAGCTGATGGAAACCACCAGGTTTGCAGTTGTTGTGACTCAACATGTGGTCCTGATAGTGGAACTGCTGCTTTCAGTG ATGTTCAGTGGGAAGGCAAGGCCTCACTTGGTCCCCTAATGGTTCAAGAGCGTCGCAAGACTTCAACTGGTTTTCAATAA